A stretch of Halocalculus aciditolerans DNA encodes these proteins:
- a CDS encoding PAS domain S-box protein produces the protein MGSLSERVATGEVELWEDESFLRALVENTSEGLLTIDTDSVIVFANPAIERILGYDPAELVGSSKMTLIPERLRDAHQRGLQQYIDTGERHFDWDGVELVALHADGHEVPVSVSLREHEYDGERLFTGIVTDITEQKRRERQLRQQNEELEEFADVLSHDLRNPLTVAQAHLRMARENHSGESERLQTVDRSLERIDDIVTDMLARAREETVDVSGAISLRDVVVDAWETVATANATLDPPDPKWRVRANRSRVRQLVENLMRNSVEHGSPGPPSQAREDAVEHGGEGVTVRVRVFDDGTGFVVEDDGTGFPPEIVSGTSAAESRERGRYGLYIVGTVAAEHGWSVSFAESESGGARVEFTDVHFFTSAVDETPPERAEPES, from the coding sequence ATGGGGAGTCTGAGCGAGCGGGTCGCGACAGGAGAGGTCGAGCTGTGGGAGGACGAGTCGTTCCTCCGCGCGCTCGTCGAGAACACGTCCGAGGGGCTCTTGACTATCGACACGGACAGCGTCATCGTCTTCGCGAACCCCGCCATCGAGCGGATTCTCGGCTACGACCCCGCGGAGCTCGTGGGGAGTTCGAAGATGACGCTCATTCCCGAACGCCTCCGCGACGCCCACCAGCGCGGCCTCCAGCAGTACATCGACACGGGCGAGCGCCACTTCGATTGGGACGGCGTCGAACTCGTCGCGCTCCACGCCGACGGCCACGAGGTGCCGGTGTCCGTCAGCCTGCGCGAACACGAGTACGACGGCGAACGCCTCTTCACCGGCATCGTCACCGACATCACCGAGCAGAAACGACGCGAGCGCCAGCTCCGCCAGCAGAACGAGGAGCTGGAGGAGTTCGCGGACGTCCTCTCACACGACCTCCGGAACCCGCTCACAGTCGCGCAGGCACACCTCCGGATGGCGCGGGAGAACCACAGCGGGGAGAGCGAGCGCCTCCAAACCGTCGACCGGTCGCTCGAACGCATCGACGACATCGTGACCGACATGCTCGCTCGCGCCCGCGAGGAGACGGTGGACGTGTCGGGAGCGATATCGCTCCGTGACGTCGTCGTGGACGCCTGGGAGACGGTCGCGACGGCGAACGCGACGCTCGACCCGCCGGACCCGAAGTGGCGGGTGCGCGCGAACCGGAGTCGCGTCCGCCAGCTCGTCGAGAACCTCATGCGAAACTCGGTCGAACACGGTTCTCCCGGCCCTCCCTCGCAGGCTCGCGAGGACGCCGTGGAGCACGGCGGCGAAGGCGTGACGGTTCGCGTCCGCGTGTTCGACGACGGCACCGGGTTCGTCGTCGAGGACGACGGCACCGGATTCCCCCCCGAGATAGTCAGCGGCACCAGCGCTGCAGAGAGCCGGGAGCGCGGCCGCTACGGCCTCTACATCGTCGGCACGGTCGCCGCCGAGCACGGCTGGTCGGTCTCTTTCGCGGAGAGCGAGTCGGGCGGCGCGCGCGTCGAGTTCACCGACGTCCACTTCTTCACGAGCGCCGTCGACGAGACGCCGCCCGAGCGCGCGGAGCCCGAATCGTAG
- a CDS encoding M20 family metallopeptidase, with translation MDELGELTADLVSIPSHEDETAAGDAIEAWLRAETEADVERGDAGNVLAWKNRDADGESLAFVGHHDVVPPDDSQVADGEYVVEERDGRLYGRGAADMKGAVAACMLAFRDSTPAGEVAFASFAGEEVGGTGARAAIDDGFAPDYAVVAEGSTNYSKAGVTDVVVAHRGRRGSTLTAEGSAAHASEPDAGENAVYRACDAVDVVRDLDFPEVDVLGHRVHGSVAVTGIEGGSAWNVVPETCEVTVDERTVPGERAALERVEDIDGVSWTVDQDLPPMACDDGDFADRVLDAARESQDGDPEQVTKPHATDAGWLAQAGTTCVVYGASEPGEAHTADESVSLGVLDRCYRTYRALADDWR, from the coding sequence ATGGACGAACTCGGCGAACTGACGGCGGACCTCGTGTCGATTCCGAGCCACGAGGACGAGACGGCGGCGGGCGACGCCATCGAGGCGTGGCTCCGCGCGGAGACGGAGGCCGACGTCGAACGCGGCGACGCGGGGAACGTGCTCGCGTGGAAGAACCGGGACGCGGACGGCGAGTCGCTGGCGTTCGTCGGCCACCACGACGTCGTGCCGCCGGACGACTCCCAGGTCGCGGACGGCGAGTACGTCGTCGAGGAGCGCGACGGCCGGCTCTACGGCCGCGGCGCGGCGGACATGAAGGGCGCGGTGGCGGCGTGCATGCTCGCGTTCCGCGACTCCACCCCGGCCGGCGAGGTGGCGTTCGCGTCGTTCGCTGGCGAGGAGGTCGGCGGAACCGGCGCGCGAGCGGCCATCGACGACGGGTTCGCGCCCGACTACGCCGTCGTCGCGGAGGGCTCGACGAACTACTCGAAGGCGGGCGTGACGGACGTCGTCGTCGCGCACCGCGGCCGCCGCGGCTCCACGCTCACCGCCGAGGGGTCGGCGGCGCACGCGAGCGAGCCGGATGCCGGCGAGAACGCCGTCTACCGCGCCTGCGACGCCGTCGACGTCGTCCGCGACCTCGACTTCCCTGAAGTCGACGTGCTCGGGCACCGAGTACATGGAAGCGTCGCCGTGACGGGCATCGAGGGCGGGAGCGCGTGGAACGTCGTCCCCGAGACCTGCGAGGTGACGGTGGACGAGCGCACCGTTCCGGGGGAGCGCGCCGCCCTCGAACGCGTCGAAGACATCGACGGCGTCTCCTGGACGGTCGACCAGGACCTCCCGCCGATGGCGTGCGACGACGGCGACTTCGCCGACCGCGTGCTCGACGCCGCGCGCGAGAGTCAGGACGGCGACCCCGAGCAGGTGACGAAGCCGCACGCGACCGACGCGGGCTGGCTCGCACAGGCGGGCACGACCTGCGTCGTCTACGGCGCGAGCGAACCCGGCGAAGCCCACACCGCCGACGAATCCGTCTCGCTCGGCGTGCTCGACCGCTGCTACCGGACGTATCGAGCGCTCGCCGACGACTGGCGGTGA
- a CDS encoding ABC transporter permease, with protein MSDTQTNETKPLRQRIAENPRPAAIWAAIGAVLIGVELGALLQAVVAVLDAFLNLIPGVTPEMVASIDSAFAAIPTLLSRDVIPNQGYWNGQQYVGTFFHLSPATAWAIRVVLVYAYAAVFLYWCWDGYKRYRAHYRDVDWTPRDDVVDRFSRHSWGKFGMVVVVFFLVMAVFAPTLGTTTAEENIMRPYSHSFNYWDNSTQSVQNITQGAANIHTGSSGAGDENVGPLTYDRYGRYHPFGTVTNGKDLFTEVVLGARVSLAIGIVSIVVSGLIALALGMLTAYYKGVLDLVTVVTSDSVQSIPTIMLLILVTTVFSRTAIAKVYDGALLIILIFSLVYWPYLWRSLRGPAFQVSEEEWIDAAKSYGQSPFQIMKKHMAPYVISYVLIYASLSLGGIIIGVAGLSFLGLGISAPTPEWGRIIADGQNYVATQSWHISLIPGICITLVVTGFNAFGDGIRDAIDPQSDGGADEAAAAGGGGA; from the coding sequence ATGAGCGACACACAAACCAACGAGACGAAACCCCTCCGGCAGCGAATCGCCGAGAACCCGCGTCCGGCGGCGATATGGGCGGCGATCGGCGCCGTCCTGATCGGCGTGGAGCTCGGCGCGCTCCTTCAAGCGGTCGTCGCCGTGCTCGACGCGTTCTTGAACCTCATCCCGGGCGTCACGCCCGAGATGGTCGCATCGATCGATAGCGCGTTCGCGGCTATCCCGACGCTCCTCTCCCGGGACGTGATACCGAACCAGGGCTACTGGAACGGCCAGCAGTACGTCGGCACGTTCTTCCACCTGTCGCCGGCGACGGCGTGGGCGATCCGCGTTGTTCTCGTGTACGCGTACGCCGCCGTCTTCCTCTACTGGTGCTGGGACGGCTACAAGCGCTACCGCGCGCACTACCGCGACGTCGACTGGACGCCGCGGGACGACGTCGTCGACCGGTTCAGCCGGCACAGCTGGGGGAAGTTCGGGATGGTCGTCGTCGTGTTCTTCCTCGTGATGGCAGTGTTCGCGCCGACGCTCGGCACGACGACCGCAGAAGAGAACATTATGCGGCCGTACTCGCACTCCTTCAACTACTGGGACAACAGCACGCAGTCGGTGCAGAACATCACGCAGGGCGCGGCGAACATCCACACCGGGTCGTCCGGCGCGGGTGACGAGAACGTCGGCCCGCTCACGTACGATCGCTACGGCAGATACCATCCGTTCGGCACGGTGACGAACGGGAAGGACCTCTTCACGGAGGTTGTGTTGGGGGCGAGGGTGTCGCTTGCGATCGGTATCGTCTCCATCGTCGTCTCCGGGCTGATCGCGCTCGCGCTCGGGATGCTCACGGCGTACTATAAGGGCGTGCTGGACCTCGTGACGGTCGTCACGTCCGACTCCGTGCAGTCGATCCCGACTATCATGCTGTTGATCCTCGTGACCACGGTGTTCTCGCGCACCGCGATCGCGAAGGTCTACGACGGGGCGCTGTTGATCATCCTGATCTTCAGCCTCGTCTACTGGCCGTACCTCTGGCGCTCGCTGCGCGGCCCCGCGTTCCAGGTCTCGGAGGAGGAGTGGATCGACGCGGCGAAGTCCTACGGGCAGTCGCCGTTCCAGATCATGAAGAAGCACATGGCCCCGTACGTCATCAGCTACGTGCTCATCTACGCGTCGCTCTCGCTCGGCGGCATCATCATCGGCGTCGCCGGCCTGTCCTTCCTCGGTCTCGGCATCAGCGCGCCCACGCCGGAATGGGGGCGGATAATCGCCGACGGGCAGAACTACGTCGCGACCCAGTCCTGGCACATCTCGCTGATTCCGGGTATCTGCATCACGCTCGTCGTCACCGGTTTCAACGCGTTCGGTGACGGCATCCGCGACGCCATCGACCCGCAGTCCGACGGCGGCGCTGACGAGGCCGCGGCGGCCGGGGGTGGTGGCGCGTGA
- a CDS encoding inorganic phosphate transporter, with protein MGVAALLVAGVASLFMAWTVGANSNSAPISPAVGADALSPRRAALLVGVVAAAGALTQGGAVSETMGHGFVHGVTLTPLATTAILLVSASFIAAGNRYGYPIPVAFTVTGATLGAGVALGGAVATDTLLSVLAFWGVIPVVEVVIAFAVAYVLVVTRVPDAESVPVIAFVVAAVFALAPLTVLNGASLASVAGAAAPDAPAVWGVSSAVVAAVAGLSLAVAAVTAWFVHRYRHDGVRGFLVALGLLVVFTSGGTQVALAVGPLLPAVASLDSLSLLAVLALGAFGILVGAWTAAPRLISAVADDYATLGPYRSIAALVPAFLVAEAAIALGYPLSFNKVMISGVVGAGLVDGVSGVSEGKTAKTAVAWVGSMVAAAATAYAFYVAAELLLA; from the coding sequence ATGGGTGTCGCGGCTCTCCTCGTGGCGGGGGTGGCGAGTCTCTTCATGGCGTGGACGGTGGGGGCGAACAGTAACTCCGCGCCGATTTCGCCGGCGGTGGGCGCGGACGCGCTGTCGCCGCGGCGCGCGGCGTTGCTCGTGGGGGTGGTTGCGGCCGCGGGGGCGCTCACGCAGGGCGGCGCGGTGTCGGAGACGATGGGCCACGGGTTCGTGCACGGCGTGACGTTGACGCCGCTGGCGACGACGGCGATTCTGCTGGTGTCGGCGTCGTTCATCGCGGCGGGGAACCGGTACGGCTACCCGATTCCGGTGGCGTTCACGGTGACGGGGGCGACGCTCGGGGCGGGGGTGGCGCTCGGCGGGGCGGTGGCGACGGACACTCTGCTGTCCGTGCTGGCGTTCTGGGGAGTCATCCCCGTCGTCGAGGTCGTCATCGCGTTCGCCGTGGCGTACGTGCTCGTGGTGACGCGCGTGCCGGACGCGGAGTCGGTGCCGGTAATCGCGTTCGTGGTCGCGGCGGTGTTCGCTCTCGCCCCGCTCACAGTCTTAAACGGGGCGTCGCTGGCGTCGGTCGCCGGGGCGGCGGCTCCCGATGCGCCCGCGGTCTGGGGGGTCTCGTCGGCGGTCGTCGCCGCGGTCGCGGGGCTGTCGCTCGCCGTCGCGGCGGTGACCGCGTGGTTCGTCCACCGCTATCGCCACGACGGCGTCCGCGGATTTCTGGTGGCGCTCGGCCTGCTCGTGGTCTTCACGAGCGGCGGGACGCAGGTCGCGCTCGCCGTCGGCCCGCTCCTCCCCGCGGTCGCGTCGCTCGACTCGCTCTCGCTCCTCGCGGTGCTCGCGCTCGGCGCGTTCGGTATCCTCGTGGGCGCGTGGACGGCCGCGCCCCGCCTCATCTCGGCCGTCGCCGACGACTACGCGACGCTCGGCCCCTATCGCTCCATCGCCGCGCTCGTCCCGGCGTTCCTCGTCGCCGAAGCCGCCATCGCGCTCGGCTACCCGCTCTCCTTCAACAAGGTCATGATTTCCGGCGTCGTCGGCGCGGGCCTCGTCGACGGCGTGAGCGGCGTCTCCGAGGGGAAGACGGCGAAGACGGCGGTCGCGTGGGTCGGCTCGATGGTCGCTGCCGCCGCGACCGCCTACGCGTTCTACGTCGCCGCCGAACTCCTTCTCGCTTAG
- a CDS encoding DUF7529 family protein, with protein MVKDAPEESGDEHGLVSEAAKKDAWSQTLEDMTALADEYEAEGWETIRVHVGQVGCESVDVGESDRFGFVHVVPGDKADAIEAAVEDAGFPQFDVYRKEVEGTVFFVLVLLDPATETAVFIAASYKLGDAEGVAVAAEREGVVFSHLQRLDGTHVASFEHEAYEKFFPDIDRLLPEE; from the coding sequence ATGGTGAAGGACGCGCCGGAGGAGAGCGGCGACGAGCACGGATTGGTGTCCGAGGCAGCGAAGAAGGACGCGTGGTCGCAGACGCTGGAGGACATGACCGCGCTCGCCGACGAGTACGAGGCGGAGGGGTGGGAGACGATTCGCGTCCACGTCGGGCAGGTCGGCTGCGAGTCGGTGGACGTGGGCGAGTCGGACCGGTTCGGGTTCGTGCACGTCGTCCCGGGGGACAAGGCGGACGCCATCGAGGCGGCCGTCGAGGACGCCGGCTTCCCGCAGTTCGACGTCTACCGGAAGGAGGTCGAAGGGACGGTGTTCTTCGTGCTCGTGCTCCTCGACCCGGCGACGGAGACTGCGGTGTTCATCGCGGCGTCGTACAAACTCGGGGACGCGGAGGGCGTCGCCGTCGCCGCCGAACGCGAAGGCGTCGTGTTCTCGCATCTTCAGCGCCTCGACGGCACGCACGTCGCGTCCTTCGAGCACGAGGCCTACGAGAAGTTCTTCCCCGACATCGACCGCCTCCTCCCCGAGGAGTAA
- a CDS encoding oligopeptide/dipeptide ABC transporter ATP-binding protein → MSTTETTDAESLGTDVPTGETLVSVRNLKTYYEDNQLIGGNPVKAVDGVSFDVKKGETLGLVGESGCGKTTLGRTLMRLEEATDGTVDYKGLDVTTLSGSDLKRWRKEVQMVFQDPDSSLNDRMTVGEIIREPLDVHDVGTMDERKERVRELLSTVGLQPEHYFRYPHQFSGGQRQRIGIARALALDPDFVVLDEPVSALDASVQAKIINLLEDLQEEFGLSYLFIAHDLSVVRHICDRVAVMYLGNIMEIGPVDELFEEPANPYTHSLLSAIPEPDPSAGGNRITLRGTPPSPRDPPAGCPFSTRCPAKIRPEPYRDIDDDVWERIEVFREVVRERTRMEVGLSERAKRLLGLEEPVTVSDTATDLFGDVDAPPQVMEHVDEAVELADADDPEAARAYLKDEFGSVCDTDRPDQHEVSTTGRMSLCHRHDSDEYEEPGEFFAGHYE, encoded by the coding sequence ATGAGCACCACCGAGACCACAGACGCGGAGTCGCTCGGAACGGACGTCCCGACCGGCGAGACGCTCGTCTCCGTGCGGAACCTGAAGACGTACTACGAGGACAACCAGCTCATCGGTGGGAACCCGGTGAAGGCCGTCGACGGCGTCTCCTTCGACGTGAAGAAGGGGGAGACGCTCGGGCTCGTCGGCGAGTCCGGCTGCGGGAAGACGACGCTCGGCCGCACCCTGATGCGACTGGAGGAGGCGACCGACGGCACGGTCGACTACAAGGGCCTGGACGTCACGACGCTCTCCGGGAGCGACCTGAAGCGCTGGCGGAAGGAAGTCCAGATGGTCTTTCAGGACCCGGACTCCAGTCTCAACGACCGGATGACGGTCGGCGAAATCATCCGCGAACCCCTCGACGTGCACGACGTCGGGACGATGGACGAGCGGAAGGAACGCGTCCGCGAGCTCCTCTCGACGGTCGGCCTCCAGCCGGAGCACTACTTCCGCTACCCCCACCAGTTCTCCGGCGGGCAGCGCCAGCGCATCGGCATCGCCCGCGCGCTCGCCCTCGACCCGGACTTCGTCGTCCTCGACGAGCCCGTGTCCGCCCTCGACGCGTCCGTGCAGGCGAAGATCATCAACCTCCTCGAGGACCTCCAGGAGGAGTTCGGGCTCTCCTACCTCTTCATCGCGCACGACCTCTCCGTCGTCCGCCACATCTGCGACCGCGTCGCCGTGATGTACCTCGGGAACATCATGGAAATCGGCCCCGTCGACGAGCTGTTCGAGGAGCCGGCGAACCCCTACACGCACTCCCTCCTCTCCGCGATTCCGGAGCCCGACCCGTCCGCCGGCGGGAACCGAATCACGCTCCGCGGGACGCCGCCGAGCCCGCGCGACCCGCCGGCCGGCTGTCCGTTCAGCACGCGGTGTCCGGCGAAAATCCGCCCGGAGCCGTACCGCGACATCGACGACGACGTCTGGGAGCGCATCGAGGTGTTCCGCGAAGTCGTCCGCGAACGCACCCGCATGGAAGTCGGGCTCTCCGAGCGCGCGAAACGCCTCCTCGGCCTGGAGGAACCAGTGACGGTCTCCGACACCGCGACCGACCTCTTCGGTGACGTCGACGCACCCCCGCAGGTGATGGAGCACGTCGACGAAGCCGTCGAACTCGCGGACGCCGACGACCCCGAGGCCGCGCGCGCCTACCTCAAAGACGAGTTCGGCTCCGTCTGCGACACCGACCGCCCCGACCAGCACGAGGTCTCCACCACCGGCCGGATGAGCCTCTGTCACCGCCACGACTCCGACGAGTACGAAGAACCCGGCGAGTTCTTCGCCGGCCACTACGAGTAG
- a CDS encoding ABC transporter ATP-binding protein: MSQTTQVSRDARGDEDPLLSVQDLQTVFYTDKETIRAVDGVSYDIYRGETVGIVGESGSGKSVTARSIMGLVDSPGRIERGRIEFRDLDTVRRCAKKFSRHTVDLTDVAEGEIDDAIAERADDDDFIFVEERDGDGNITRGFVDTSSATEDQMRSVRGSGIAMVFQDPLTSLNPVYTVGNQIVEAIELHQDLSGKAAEKEAIQLLEDVGIPDAKRRLDEYPHQFSGGMRQRAVIAMALACDPELLICDEPTTALDVTIQAQILELLEDLQDERDLGIMFITHDMGVIAEIADRVNVMYAGEVVERAPVVELFDAPKHPYTEGLLSSIPGRNPGAERLSTIEGDVETPNSPATSCRFAARCPKAFAECEAVHPASVSVTEDSAVEHTARCLLYPDDVGREEAVELHRSRSNVTEDSL; the protein is encoded by the coding sequence GTGAGCCAGACGACGCAGGTGTCGCGCGACGCGCGCGGCGACGAAGACCCACTCCTCTCCGTGCAGGACCTGCAGACGGTCTTCTACACGGACAAGGAGACGATCCGCGCCGTCGACGGCGTGTCCTACGACATCTACCGCGGCGAAACAGTCGGAATCGTCGGGGAGTCCGGGAGCGGGAAGTCCGTCACGGCGCGCTCCATCATGGGGCTCGTCGACTCGCCCGGCCGCATCGAGCGCGGCCGCATCGAGTTCCGCGACCTCGACACCGTGCGGCGCTGCGCGAAGAAGTTCTCGCGACACACGGTCGACCTGACCGACGTCGCTGAAGGCGAAATCGACGACGCCATCGCGGAGCGCGCGGACGACGACGACTTCATCTTCGTCGAGGAGCGCGACGGCGACGGGAACATCACGCGCGGGTTCGTCGACACGTCGAGCGCGACCGAAGACCAGATGCGCTCGGTCCGCGGGTCGGGCATCGCGATGGTCTTCCAGGACCCGCTCACCTCCCTCAACCCCGTCTACACGGTCGGGAACCAGATCGTCGAAGCCATCGAACTCCACCAGGACTTGAGCGGGAAGGCCGCGGAGAAGGAGGCCATCCAGCTCTTAGAGGACGTCGGGATTCCGGACGCCAAACGCCGGCTGGACGAGTACCCCCACCAGTTCTCCGGCGGGATGCGACAGCGCGCCGTCATCGCGATGGCGCTCGCCTGCGACCCCGAACTCCTCATCTGCGACGAGCCGACGACGGCGCTCGACGTGACGATTCAGGCGCAGATCCTCGAACTCCTCGAGGACCTCCAGGACGAACGCGACCTCGGCATCATGTTCATCACGCACGACATGGGCGTCATCGCCGAAATCGCGGACCGCGTGAACGTGATGTACGCGGGCGAAGTCGTCGAGCGCGCGCCGGTCGTCGAGCTGTTCGACGCGCCGAAACACCCCTACACGGAAGGACTGCTCTCCTCGATTCCGGGGCGGAACCCGGGCGCGGAGCGCCTCTCGACCATCGAGGGCGACGTGGAGACGCCGAACTCGCCGGCGACGTCCTGCCGGTTCGCGGCGCGCTGCCCGAAGGCGTTCGCGGAGTGCGAAGCCGTCCACCCGGCGTCCGTGAGCGTCACCGAGGACAGCGCGGTAGAGCACACGGCGCGCTGCCTGCTCTACCCCGACGACGTCGGGCGGGAGGAGGCCGTCGAGCTGCATCGCTCGCGAAGTAACGTGACGGAGGATTCGCTATGA
- a CDS encoding DUF7555 family protein codes for MPARRTRRLLDLAYYAAAVTALLTAVFAVPSFALFDGWLTVKYGLFVAGFLLFGYSLFRLRPVAPYSDGEKLQVAAEDEDGFLQRTVNRLPPLRDDPLPPDGRYGDGVKLFAASLLVLVTSFLMEVAFGVAK; via the coding sequence ATGCCGGCCCGGCGGACCCGTAGACTCCTCGACCTCGCGTACTACGCGGCCGCCGTCACCGCCCTGCTCACCGCCGTCTTCGCCGTTCCGAGTTTCGCCCTCTTCGACGGCTGGCTCACCGTCAAGTACGGGCTCTTCGTCGCCGGCTTCCTCCTCTTCGGCTACTCGCTCTTCCGCCTCCGACCCGTCGCGCCCTACTCGGACGGCGAGAAACTCCAAGTCGCCGCCGAGGACGAAGACGGCTTCCTCCAGCGCACCGTGAACCGCCTCCCGCCGCTCCGAGACGACCCCCTCCCGCCCGACGGCCGGTACGGCGACGGCGTGAAACTCTTCGCCGCCAGCCTCCTCGTCCTCGTCACCTCCTTCCTCATGGAAGTCGCGTTCGGCGTGGCGAAGTAA
- a CDS encoding HD domain-containing protein produces the protein MTDELERLLEVAALKDETRTGWALRGVANPESVAAHTWGVATLCLLYADEAGVDPDAACAMAVVHDLAEARTGDVPTRAADVEDGGASEEREGKEAREREAMAGLLDPFEGEGIRERWEAYEARDTALARFVKDMDLVDTCLQAVRYEREGRYPKDEANEHFDEYEDLDEFFATTAPRLRTGVGERLFEAAKTAYEAEIGRECRLG, from the coding sequence GTGACCGACGAACTCGAACGCCTGCTGGAGGTAGCGGCGCTGAAAGACGAGACGCGGACGGGGTGGGCGCTCCGCGGCGTCGCGAACCCGGAGTCCGTCGCCGCGCACACGTGGGGCGTGGCGACGCTCTGCCTGCTCTACGCCGACGAAGCCGGCGTCGACCCCGACGCCGCGTGCGCGATGGCGGTCGTCCACGACCTCGCCGAAGCTCGAACGGGAGACGTCCCGACGCGCGCGGCGGACGTCGAAGACGGCGGCGCGAGCGAGGAGCGCGAAGGGAAGGAAGCCCGGGAGCGCGAGGCGATGGCGGGCCTGCTCGACCCCTTCGAGGGCGAGGGGATCCGCGAGCGCTGGGAGGCCTACGAGGCGCGGGACACCGCGCTCGCGCGCTTCGTGAAGGACATGGACCTCGTGGATACGTGTCTGCAGGCCGTGCGCTACGAGCGAGAGGGACGGTATCCGAAGGACGAGGCGAACGAACACTTCGACGAGTACGAGGACTTAGACGAGTTCTTCGCGACGACCGCGCCGCGCCTCCGCACCGGCGTCGGCGAGCGCCTGTTCGAAGCCGCGAAAACCGCCTACGAGGCCGAAATCGGCCGGGAGTGCCGGCTCGGCTAA